Genomic DNA from Corticium candelabrum chromosome 5, ooCorCand1.1, whole genome shotgun sequence:
cagtgtgtgtgtgtgtgtgtgcgcatgttgTGTTTAGATTTGTTAGAAAGTTGCTATATACTATCTGTgcacaatttattaattaagttattgaCCTCTGATGCTATTCTCTTGGCTTCATGAATTGCAAGGAATTCATGCATTGCATCCAGATCAAAGATTCCAAATAGAAATGATGCACCATAATGCCTGTTCAAAGCCTTTTCGCTAGATTCATTCGCCTTCCTACTCAATGCTCTACTGCATGTTGTACAGGTAGAATGGCTGGGCATCATGCTTCTGTTGTGTGGATCACTGAACTGATTAGTTCCAGTCACGCAAATGATGCTTCCTTTCTCTGGGCTGACATGAGGGAAGATCAGCCTAGTGCAATCTTGACGGGATAGCTCTCTTACAGATCTACGCAGGTCAAATGTACAACGTGAGGCGCAGCCTAGACAGCTCCTGCTACGTAAGGTTTCCTAGCGGAAGTGCCTTCGCTAATTACTACTAGCTAACCTCTTCTCCAACGTGAATGAAACAGAAGCAGGGAAGTTTCTAAACATGCTTTCAGCTGAAAAGAGCGCGAAATTGAACAGACGGGGAATTGCACTGTGAAACTCACGTGCAGGATAGCCACGGCACGTGTACTAAAAAGTCAAGCACGTGAATCTAGCatttatccgggatatttatCCGGGACTTGAAATAACCGTGCCCACAAAAAATTCGCCCCGCAGTTGGGCCCGCAGTTAGGCCCGCAGTTGGGCCCGCAGTTGAGCGTGCAGTTCCCGGATTAATACATGTGCGCTATGATGTCATCGCTTCAACGACCGAGCATGCTCAGAAGGTTTGTCGCTTGAAAAGCGGCGTGTTCTGTGAGTGTGGATTTTCGTCATGGGAGCGTTTCTAGACAAGCCAAAAACGGACAAGACGACGACGTCGGGTAGTTTAGAGGGCGACCTGCGTTATGGAGTGGCGGCAATGCAAGGTTGGAGGGTAGAAATGGAGGATGCTCACACGTCAGTCGCCGGCTTGCCAGACCACGAGAAATGGTCGTTCTTTGGTGTATTTGACGGTCACGCCGGCTCTAAGTGCGCCGGATACACTTCAGACCATATACTGAATCACCTCATGCGCAACATGGAGCGCGAGAAAAGCGAAGAGGACGCCAGCAGCAGCATCGGCAGCGGCAGCATCGACAAAGTGAAAGAGGCCATCAGGCAGACGTTTCTCGGTCTCGACGAGGAGATCCAACAGACGCCGAACTGGTCGAACGGTAAGGACTTGAGCGGCACGACCGCGATCACATGTCTCGTCACTGAGGACCACATCATATTCGCTAATTGCGGCGACTCGAGAGGACTGCTGTGCAGACGGGGAGAGGTCGTCTTCTCGACAGAAGACCACAAACCGTATCTAGAGCGCGAGAGAGAGCGGATCGAGAAGGCGGGCGGATGTGTTGTCTTGCAGCGCGTCAATGGGTCCCTCGCAGTCTCGAGGGCTCTCGGTGATATCGCGTACAAGCGCCCGCAGGACAAGCCGGCCGTCGAGCAGATTGTCTCTCCCGAACCGGACGTCGTTGAGATGAGACGCGAAGAGGGAGACGAGTTTGTCGTCCTGGCTTGTGACGGAATCTGGGATGTAATGGACAACAACGCAGTGATGGAGTTCGTAAGACGAAAGCTTCGTGTCTGTAGTGATTTGGAGACAATTGCCGGGCACCTTATCGACAATTGCTTTCACAAGGTTTCTGCATGTCGTGAACGGTGTTGCGTCTTCTGTTTTCAATGTTGCGTCTCTAGGGAAGCCGTGACAACATGAGTGTAGTAATAGTTACTTTCAGAGATGCACCTACAGTCACAGAGGAGGCTCTGAAAGAGGTATGGTTGGCACTGTCTGTAGTATGGCATGCAGTTTCAGTGTTGTCTGCTGACCTTTCCTCAGGAAGAAGAAAATAGGAAAGAAGCGGAAAAACAAATTGAAGAGAAACTTAAAGGTGACGCAACTATAAGGATGACTTACTGTcttttgtgtgggtgtgtctctCTTCTCAGATGTTATTGAGTCAGTCCGTCTTTTTTTGTTGTACTTTGACTTTAGATTTGGTTTCCCCGTAAATGGAACTTGGGAACATTATAGAAGACAAGCCACATTAGGAATTGTTTGCAAAGAGAAAGTAAACAGAGAGTAGTGTAGATGCCTCAGGATGTGATTGTGAGAGGGGTGTGTTGCATCCAGGATTGTAGCAGGGTTGTACACGTGGGCTGTGTTGCATCCAGGATTGTAGCAGGGTTGTACACGTGGGCTGTGTTTCTATGAGTGGTCAAACCAGGTTAACAACTGGTTTAAGGGGCCCATTCAAAGTTATCGACAATTTCACGAGGGTACAAAGCGCATGTTATGGGGAGGGGTTATGGCCTCTGTTCATAAAATGTTGATCATAACAATTGGCTCATGGAaatttctctgttttccatGTCTGGAATTACGTCATGCATTGTCCCCCCCCTCCCCGTATGTCTACAGGATTTGTAAGCATCAGTGCAGAATGTAAGGACTCATGGTTGACCAGACATCCACGAACAGTCTCGTTTATATGGCATCCTAAAACTGAGTTTACATTTAACATGCAAGacttttatttgtgtttgcgTTCGCGGCTTGCATCTCCTTGCACCATTTTTCTGTCCATGTTAAAGCTGTATTTACATTAAAGGTGCTCACTCACGATTCATTGTGCAtatgcagacacacccacgcaacCTTGAAATCTGCCTTCACCCAcgcatttaccatttaccagttgagatagcttgctgttgaacaacaaagcAACTTCTCGATCTTTCTTTGTTGCATGTGACCCGTAAATGGGTCTGGAGGTTCGAGGCTAGTAGATGCGTGATCTAGACATTCACGTCTTCATGGCTACTTTCACTCTCCGAGTTTTGGATGCCATCACGATGGTACAATAATGCCCATTTCTGGGtcatgtgcaacaagaaaacgatcgaaagcgctttgtcgttcaacagcaagctatctcaagatggtaaatgttAATGTGCGgataaagaacctaacacTTGTTGTTAGCTTTCTCGAAATGTCAAGTCTTGAGTAGCAAAACTGCCATGGTGGACAAGAATGCGTTTTtctttgtacatgtactaggaataaagactgTGTCATAGAACGTGGTTCACCGTAAGATTTTCccttgttgtgttttgttatGACATGTTTGCGTGGGTACAGTGCCCCCACTCATAAACGCCCATAACTTCGGCGCGGCCTAGCGCGGGGCCCCCGAGGTTGTACGCTATAGCTGATTAGATGCGCGTGGTCCTTGATGCGAGGGCTTTCTGGTAATGTAATTATGATGACACAGAACCTTCTAGAAGAAAGTTAGTAATACAAGGCGGTGATTGGCTGTCGATAGGGGCGTTGCCTGTTACTGATTGGTTGATAAACTTAGCTCCGCCTTTTACTGTTGCAACGCTATGCGGTCGCACAGCAACTGCGCCATATTCTTGCACCTGTCTTCTTTGCCGTGCGTCGGAGTGAGCAACAGCTGTTCAGAGACAGAAGAAATGTTTTGAACGAGGTTAGACGGAAGCGAATGAGTGTTCCTGTTGACCTAAAGGAGGGTCCCCATTTTGGGAATGACGGGTTAGCGTCTCCTTCGCTGATGTCTGACTACGTGAAAGACCTCTCCGAAGTTTCTGCCAGTTCTTGTGAACTCGGGCAACTTTTACCAGACAAGGAGATCTTAGATAAAGAGTCATTCAGGACTGTTTGGACGACTGGGTTGTCACTCTCACTACAGAAGACCGAATGATGCTCACTCTTGTTGTTTTTCAGGCGTTTCGATCCTTAGTTGTTTTGTATAGGTTTTAGATCTTAGGTTCTGTGTTGctttttggttgtttttttTACTGTAAGTGAAAAATATTTATGGATGGCGTAATACAGAATGTTGCACATATTCATGTTGTCGTATCTTCGCATCAAAAGCATCAATCAGAAATCCCCACGATGAATATTTTAGAAATCGTCTCTGCTATGTTATCCTTGCGTTTCACCAAATTCCGTTACCGTTTTGTAGAGATTTACGACCGTATGTGCACCCCTCTTCAGGGGCCTTTCTCTCCAATATCTCAAAAACGAAAGTACGTTTCAAAAATCGTGACGATCAGTACCTAGATAATCATGTCATGTCCCTTTGTGCAAAATAACTAGTTACATAATGAAACACCGTAGCGTACAAACGTGCAATACGAAGAAAATGTACTTCCTCGAGCGAGGCCCACTGTAAAACGCAACCGTTTGTTGAGTTCTTTCACAACGAGATGCGGCTACGATTGCTGAATCTTGTTACCGAGTTTCGTCGATATACATGACAGAACATTTGAATTACGCGCACTTTCCTGACATCACTCCCGGATGGGCGTTTATGCGTGGGGGCACTGTATGTGCGCAGTGAATCGTGAGCGGACACCTTTAGTTAGACGTGTTTGAGTCTTGCGTCTCCTGGTTAGTGCGCTAGCCTTTCATGACTTGcaacgccataatttaacacACTCTATACCTTACAATGCCTTATGAAGCTGTTTCGCTGATTGCAACCTTGATTTTAGCGCTTGCGTTGTGttgaaacaacaacagagaaaaCGTTCCTGCCAAAAGGCTCCAGCAATGAGCCTATCACAATTTGACCCAGGAAATGCATCTTGGCGATGTAAAAATACAATGAGACAAACGAACGCTTTCAATTAGACGTTCTTCAACCCAAACAGTAACTCTAACTCCAAGATTCCAATGAGTTCCCATCTGCGCATTGATGCCTCCAACTGGGTCCCCGGTAAATCGTAGTTGTTGAATAAAGCATCATCAAAACATCTATTTCAGCCATACAGTAATACAGTAGCAAGAGTGACTCTAGAGAATAGTAGGAGATCGCGTTCTTCATGGGCACTATTCATCTCAAGCAACAGGTAAGTGCATATGCTTGTCTCCACTCTTGTGTCTTTTTTACTGTCTTCCATGGAGATTACTTCCACTCAACCAGAGTACATGTATCTCTACCGTCTCAACCGGTTGAGCTGGTGGAGGTAAAATAGATGTGCCCATACTGAACTGTGGTGTCTACACTGACATACCTACACTGATGCGTCTGTAGGAAATATTGAGAGACATTGTTCATTACGTCATTATAGGTTTTAGTTGGGTATGGTTTATCAGTGGCTGGTCAGAATCAAATCTGTACAATGGTAGGAGAAAACTGTAGTTTTGCTGATGTGAGTGTGGTGTCATCTGTATGtcacgtgtgtctgtgtctgtgtctgtgtctgtgtctgtgtgtgtttgttgtgcagTTATGTTCTACTTGTGTACGACTTGTGGTGAAGTCATCATGAGGTTAGTGACTGGTGGATTGTCACTGGTATTTTGAATGCCAAACCAAACCAAATGTTTCATGAGAAAGTCAAATTGTGTTGACCCACCAATAATAATCTCTATGGCACCTCGATTTGGATTATATGCTTTGTATACATTAGATATGGGACTATTATTATCACTTGACGATGAATTAGATTCCAGTTATCGTTAGACTCAGTATTATGACAACTGAGTACCACACATTTGTTTTGCTGTGTAATTCATGCCAAAGCAGTGGTCGCCTGTTTGCTTATCATTGCTATTTCTAATTCATGCAGAATTAGTGAAGACCAACGAGCTTGAAAAGTTGGATGAGCATTATGTTATGTCACAATTGTGCAGTGATTTATCAGAGCATCTAAACATCTCATCACGGTCAGTCTTGTAGCGTGTACTTCTTGACGAACATACAATATATTCGGGTTTTTCTTTATGATGTGCGACCGCAGACGCGATTTTGTAGTCGAATTGCTGGAGAAGCTAATGGCCTCGAAAACGACGTCAAAGGTGAGGGATAATGCAGAGAGGTCTTCTGTAGCATTTCCTGAATATCTCGACCTAGCGAATGCTGACAAGGCGACTTAGTGCCATTAGCTAGCTagcagtgcatgcatgtgataTGAGAACTTATACTCAGCTGCTTGTTCTTTTTTTGTCTGTAATTATGACTATACCTGCGTATCTAGTTGGGCCTATGCTACTGCTATTATAATATTATGGGAAATCTGTTAAGTGACTGAAATATACGTTTTGATTTGAGGGTCTCTTTGGACGGAAGAAGTGATGTCACTTTTCTCGCCGCCGGTGTATACAGCAATGCTACTAATGGTGGGATGGCCGGGAGGGATCACGTATTTTGTACTACAGATGGTGCTTTGGTGCCTGACATTGATCTGAACCTGATGTACAGCAGTGTTCGTTCCTCTGTAGGTAGGTCTATTTTAGTAATGCTGCAGTGATGTGTTTTATACTATAGGTTTATCTTTCTTTGTACTGTTAGCATAAGTGGACAATTTTAGGACATTGCGGGGTGGGACTTCCACATGTAAATCATCCAGCTGTACTGTTGTCGCTCTGATACGTGTACTAGATGCATTGCATCGCATTGTGTCACAGTGACTGTGATTGTATATGTATTTGTGTCACACTGTCAATTGTCTGGAGTTTGAGTGTATGCATGGAGATCAAAGTGGTTAGTTGTAGGTAAATGCAAGGCGTAACTTCGTCTGTCTTTGAACCACTCGcggaattaattttaatttatctAAGTGTTACTGTAGATTGTGAACTTCGATCAGTTCTAGACTCGTGCCTAATCTTCGGGCTGGGTTACTTCACCTTGTGTGCTGTCATCTGTGCATAGGACCATGTAGGTTGGGAAGCTAGTCGCATGTGTAAAACCTACTTTGTCATATGCACACAT
This window encodes:
- the LOC134179866 gene encoding protein phosphatase 1B-like isoform X2 — protein: MGAFLDKPKTDKTTTSGSLEGDLRYGVAAMQGWRVEMEDAHTSVAGLPDHEKWSFFGVFDGHAGSKCAGYTSDHILNHLMRNMEREKSEEDASSSIGSGSIDKVKEAIRQTFLGLDEEIQQTPNWSNGKDLSGTTAITCLVTEDHIIFANCGDSRGLLCRRGEVVFSTEDHKPYLERERERIEKAGGCVVLQRVNGSLAVSRALGDIAYKRPQDKPAVEQIVSPEPDVVEMRREEGDEFVVLACDGIWDVMDNNAVMEFVRRKLRVCSDLETIAGHLIDNCFHKGSRDNMSVVIVTFRDAPTVTEEALKEEEENRKEAEKQIEEKLKELVKTNELEKLDEHYVMSQLCSDLSEHLNISSRRDFVVELLEKLMASKTTSKGLFGRKK
- the LOC134179866 gene encoding protein phosphatase 1B-like isoform X1 — its product is MGAFLDKPKTDKTTTSGSLEGDLRYGVAAMQGWRVEMEDAHTSVAGLPDHEKWSFFGVFDGHAGSKCAGYTSDHILNHLMRNMEREKSEEDASSSIGSGSIDKVKEAIRQTFLGLDEEIQQTPNWSNGKDLSGTTAITCLVTEDHIIFANCGDSRGLLCRRGEVVFSTEDHKPYLERERERIEKAGGCVVLQRVNGSLAVSRALGDIAYKRPQDKPAVEQIVSPEPDVVEMRREEGDEFVVLACDGIWDVMDNNAVMEFVRRKLRVCSDLETIAGHLIDNCFHKGSRDNMSVVIVTFRDAPTVTEEALKEEEENRKEAEKQIEEKLKELVKTNELEKLDEHYVMSQLCSDLSEHLNISSRRDFVVELLEKLMASKTTSKVRDNAERSSVAFPEYLDLANADKAT
- the LOC134179866 gene encoding protein phosphatase 1B-like isoform X3, with translation MGAFLDKPKTDKTTTSGSLEGDLRYGVAAMQGWRVEMEDAHTSVAGLPDHEKWSFFGVFDGHAGSKCAGYTSDHILNHLMRNMEREKSEEDASSSIGSGSIDKVKEAIRQTFLGLDEEIQQTPNWSNGKDLSGTTAITCLVTEDHIIFANCGDSRGLLCRRGEVVFSTEDHKPYLERERERIEKAGGCVVLQRVNGSLAVSRALGDIAYKRPQDKPAVEQIVSPEPDVVEMRREEGDEFVVLACDGIWDVMDNNAVMEFVRRKLRVCSDLETIAGHLIDNCFHKGSRDNMSVVIVTFRDAPTVTEEALKEEEENRKEAEKQIEEKLKGDATIRMTYCLLYLVSP